The sequence CTTGCGAGCCGCCAGGTGGTCGCGGTCGATCCCCAGAGCGATATCTACACGCTTGCCGATCTTGAGGATAAGGTCGTGGCGGTCCAGTCCACCACCAAGCCCGAGGACATTTTGCTCAATCGCACAAATGAAAACGTTCCGCAGATCAAGGAACTCTACAGCTTTTCGGACGGTTCATACCTGAACCCGGCGCTCGTCGAGGGCCTGGTCGACGCTATCGCCGCGCATGAGTCCTCGTTCCTCACCTACGAAAAAGACTATGGTGTGACGTATCGCATTTTGGATGAGCCGCTGCTGGAGGTTGGTTTGGGCACCGCTTTCGATCTCAACGATACGCGCGGCATCGACGTTAAGCTCACCCATGCCTACCAAGAAATGCTTGTCGATGGCACCATGGAACGCCTGGTGTCAAAGTACTTTGATGACCCTGCACCATTTTTGAATACGGAGGGCCTGTCATGATCGATGCGCCCGACCACGCCGTAGAGGAGCGGGACGATCGTTCGGCATGGGTATGGCTCATTGCCGCCCTGTTGGGGATAGCGCTCTCGGTTGTTGCCGGCATGATGAGATACGGTTACACGACAGCCCAGGCCGAGCAGCGCTTTGCCGACGTTGTCGATTACGTGGCGACGCAGAGCCTTTCCTACGATGCATTCAATAGCGCCTATACGACCAAAAACCTGATTCGCGTTATGGAGATCGCCGGAGAGGCGGCGCGCGATATGGAGCGCGACGGCTCGGTGGATAACGCCGCGCTGGAGCAATATGCTGACCAGTTCAACGTGAGTGCGCTGATCGTGACGGACGCATCGGGCAACTTGGTGTCCGAGTCCTCGACGGATGGCGTGGGCTACGAGTCGCTTGCTACGTATCTCAAAGAAGCGCCCGTGTTGGAGGTGGCAACCCATCCGCTTAAGTCTTATACCGATAGTATTACGCTTGCGGATGATTCGGTTGCAGACATTGGCTGCGTGACTCGGCAGGATGGCGAGGGCATCGTTATCGCGGTAAGGCATCAGAGCGCGAAAGCGGTTGCAAGCAATACACTCAAACTGCAGAGCCTGCTTGATGGCTATGAAACCATCGATAGCGGCAATATCGTGATCGAAAGCGACGGCAAGGTCGTTGCGACCAATGCCGTTGAACCCACCGTATTGGGCGTGT is a genomic window of Collinsella aerofaciens containing:
- a CDS encoding substrate-binding periplasmic protein, which produces MKRSRRSVAISLFVALAVASAFVVAIAGCSGSNDEASTSASKGLEASQVQDDNLKTLNVGSDLYPPFVYTDEYGDIVGLDVEILTEALARIGYKPKYQLIDWEKKEELLASGELDCVMGSFSMTGRENEYRWAGPYLASRQVVAVDPQSDIYTLADLEDKVVAVQSTTKPEDILLNRTNENVPQIKELYSFSDGSYLNPALVEGLVDAIAAHESSFLTYEKDYGVTYRILDEPLLEVGLGTAFDLNDTRGIDVKLTHAYQEMLVDGTMERLVSKYFDDPAPFLNTEGLS